TAGATCAGAGCTGGACCAGCGTGAAAATGGTTTGCCACTATCGCGCGGAAGCGTGCAAGCCAGAGCGGTGACTTGGGCTCTTTGGGTTGAGGGAAAAAAAACGCGGCGCCCCACATCTCGGCGATTCTTGGAGCAGGGGACCTTCACGAGATCGTTTTCGCCATTGGCGTACGGTACGATCTGTGCACCCCGCTTTCCGTGCAATGGTAGCATTATCCCAATCGGGATGTTCATACGCCAAAAGAAGAATCTTGGCTCGCACCACTTCAGCATGGGGAGCTTTGCGTAATCGTGCCATGTGTTGTAATTGTTCATATTCTTTTGCATTAAGGCGAACTATCTGTTGCGGTTTGGGTCCTCGAGCCATAATCCAATTCCTCCTTTGTGGAAACTTGGACCCAATTTAGCATATGTGATTTTATGAGTCAAAAACTCGGAACGAATTTATCACCGTGTCTACTTAGTGTAGATAAGTGTCAAGACTCTTATGAACACATTCGATTTGGTCAAACTAGTGTGCTGGCGCATAAATACCTTTACATATGAATTTAAGTCTTGTATAATAACAATGAATGAACATAGCAGAACGTATTTTGCTTACTCCTCAAGAAGAATCGACCCTCAATCGATGGTCACATGGGAAAAGTATTCCATTGCGTTTGATTCAACGAGCCAAAATCATTCAATTGGCAGCCAAGGGAATTTTCAACCACGACATCGCCCATCAACTGTCTACTTCCCGCCCAACCGTTCAACTATGGAGAGAGCGTTTTTTAGCTCTCCGGTTGTCTGGTCTGGAAAAAGATGCTCCCCGTCCTGGTCGTATTCCAAAGATTCATTACAAGAAAGTGTCTGCTATCATCAATGCAACCTTACATACAACG
The sequence above is a segment of the Deltaproteobacteria bacterium genome. Coding sequences within it:
- a CDS encoding helix-turn-helix domain-containing protein, producing the protein MARGPKPQQIVRLNAKEYEQLQHMARLRKAPHAEVVRAKILLLAYEHPDWDNATIARKAGCTDRTVRQWRKRSREGPLLQESPRCGAPRFFSLNPKSPSHRSGLHASAR